The window ACGGTGTGGAAAAAGTTCCAGTTGATAAATCGATAGGTACGATTATCTTAGAGAGAGTTGTAGATTTAGTATGTATGATGGCTTTTTTAGGATTAACTTTAATTTTTAAGTTCAATACTATTGTTTCTTTTTGGAAATATATAGAAGCAGAATTTTTAAAAAAGGTTGATAATGCTTTATCTTATCTTTATATTTTCTTGGCTTTTTCTGTTGTTCTATTGATTGTGTTCTTTATATTTAAGAATAAAATAAAAAATAATATTGTTTACAGAAAAGTAATTGGTATTTTAATGGGGGTTTCTGAAGGTTTAAAATCTATTTTCAAACTTAAACAGAAGGGGAAGTTTGTTCTTTATACAATAGGAATCTGGATTTCTTATTATTTTGCAGCTTACCTTGTTTGTTTTGCATTACCCGATACTTCAGGTTTTACTTTTGATGATGGCTTTTTAATTCTTGTAGTAGGAACATTCGGAATGATAATTCCTGCAAGTGGAGGTATAGGAGCATTTAATCTCGCAATGAAATATGGTTTTATGGCATTATTTATTTCGATGGGGAAAAATGGAGAAATGGGCGGTGAAATAGGATTGACCTATTCTTTTATTTCTTTGCCTTTGCAAATATGTATAATGTTGGTGATGGGATTGATTTCCATTCCGATGTTGGCAAAAGCACGTAATAATACAATAGAAGATTAGTTTTATTTAATTTTAAAATATATAAATCCTGTTTCATTGGAAGCAGGATTTTTTTTGCTTAATTTTTTTTGAAATATTAAAAAAAGTTTAAAACTGTATGACTTTTTATTATTAATTTGGTTAATTCAAAAATCAAATCTATCTTAAGGGAAAAATTATATTTAATAGATTATGGCAATTAATTTACAGAAAGGACAAAAAATAGAATTAGGACTTACAAA is drawn from Chryseobacterium muglaense and contains these coding sequences:
- a CDS encoding lysylphosphatidylglycerol synthase transmembrane domain-containing protein, whose protein sequence is MEKKSNKTLKSFLTIVISLAFAGFFLWLALRGLDFKVIQKSLAKANYWWVLLAACFGIAAYWFRAVRWNLLFEPMGYSISNSNSFWTISFGYLMNLTIPRSGEVARATALYGVEKVPVDKSIGTIILERVVDLVCMMAFLGLTLIFKFNTIVSFWKYIEAEFLKKVDNALSYLYIFLAFSVVLLIVFFIFKNKIKNNIVYRKVIGILMGVSEGLKSIFKLKQKGKFVLYTIGIWISYYFAAYLVCFALPDTSGFTFDDGFLILVVGTFGMIIPASGGIGAFNLAMKYGFMALFISMGKNGEMGGEIGLTYSFISLPLQICIMLVMGLISIPMLAKARNNTIED